In the genome of Mucisphaera calidilacus, one region contains:
- a CDS encoding transposase, whose protein sequence is MRRYKLTDEAWVRLGPLMLAPKPGRRWNDHRTTRNGMFWVLNSSAPWRDMPLRYGKWQCVYHRY, encoded by the coding sequence ATGCGACGCTACAAACTGACCGACGAGGCGTGGGTGCGACTCGGGCCGCTGATGCTCGCCCCCAAGCCGGGCAGGCGCTGGAACGATCACCGCACCACCCGCAACGGCATGTTCTGGGTGCTCAACAGCAGCGCGCCCTGGCGGGACATGCCGCTACGCTACGGCAAGTGGCAGTGCGTCTATCACCGCTACTGA